From the Vibrio alginolyticus NBRC 15630 = ATCC 17749 genome, one window contains:
- the ilvE gene encoding branched-chain-amino-acid transaminase — protein MATKTADFIWFNGEMVPWAEANVHVLTHAMHYGTSVFEGVRCYNTPKGPIVFRHREHAQRLKDSAKIYRFPIPFSVEEIMEATRETLRQNKLDSAYIRPLGFVGNVGLGVCPPVGTEMDLIIAAFPWGSYLGEEALEKGVDAMISSWNRAAPNTIPTAAKAGGNYLSSLLVGGEARRHGYDEGIALSVDGYLSEGAGENIFVIKDGVITTPPATSAILPGITRDSIMTIARDKGYEVREANIAREALYLADEVFMTGTAAEVVPVATIDKIEVGTGKRGPITKELQAAYFGLFDGTTEDKWGWLDYVYPEQK, from the coding sequence ATGGCAACGAAAACTGCAGATTTCATTTGGTTTAATGGTGAGATGGTTCCATGGGCAGAGGCGAACGTTCACGTTCTGACTCACGCAATGCACTATGGCACATCCGTGTTTGAAGGCGTGCGCTGTTACAACACACCAAAAGGCCCAATAGTCTTCCGTCACCGTGAGCATGCACAACGTTTAAAAGATTCCGCCAAGATTTACCGCTTTCCGATCCCTTTCTCTGTAGAGGAAATCATGGAAGCGACCCGCGAAACACTGCGCCAAAACAAACTCGACAGCGCTTACATTCGTCCATTGGGTTTTGTCGGTAATGTTGGCTTAGGCGTATGTCCACCAGTTGGCACTGAGATGGATCTAATCATTGCAGCATTCCCTTGGGGCTCTTACTTAGGCGAAGAAGCGCTAGAAAAAGGTGTCGATGCGATGATTTCAAGCTGGAACCGCGCTGCGCCAAACACCATCCCAACTGCGGCTAAAGCAGGCGGTAACTACCTATCTTCACTACTGGTTGGTGGTGAAGCGCGTCGTCACGGTTACGACGAAGGTATTGCGCTCAGCGTAGATGGTTACCTATCGGAAGGGGCTGGTGAAAACATCTTTGTTATCAAAGATGGCGTAATCACCACACCACCAGCAACTAGCGCGATTCTACCGGGCATCACTCGTGACTCGATCATGACCATTGCTCGCGATAAAGGCTACGAAGTACGTGAAGCGAACATTGCTCGTGAAGCCCTTTACCTTGCGGATGAAGTATTCATGACCGGTACCGCAGCAGAAGTTGTGCCTGTGGCAACCATCGACAAGATTGAAGTGGGCACTGGTAAGCGCGGCCCTATCACTAAAGAACTACAAGCAGCCTACTTTGGCCTATTTGACGGCACCACGGAAGATAAGTGGGGCTGGTTAGACTATGTGTACCCAGAACAGAAGTAA
- the ilvD gene encoding dihydroxy-acid dehydratase yields MPKYRSATTTHGRNMAGARALWRATGVKEEDFGKPIIAVVNSFTQFVPGHVHLKDMGQLVAREIEKAGGIAKEFNTIAVDDGIAMGHGGMLYSLPSRELIADSVEYMVNAHCADAMVCISNCDKITPGMLMASMRLNIPVIFVSGGPMEAGKTKLSDQIIKLDLVDAMIQGADPKVSDEQSEQIERSACPTCGSCSGMFTANSMNCLTEALGLSQPGNGSMLATHADREQLFLNAGRRIVELTRRYYEQDDESALPRNIATFDAFENAMALDIAMGGSTNTILHLLAAAQEGEVDFDMEDIDRLSRQVPHLCKVAPSTQKYHMEDVHRAGGVMAILGELDRAGLLHNDARTVLGLSMKEQLAKYDIIQTEDEEVLKFYRAGPAGIRTTQAFSQDCRWDRLDDDRAEGCIRTIDHAFSQEGGLAVLSGNIALDGCIVKTAGVDESIHKFTGPAVVFESQEDAVEGILGGKVKAGDVVVIRYEGPKGGPGMQEMLYPTTYLKSMGLGKECALLTDGRFSGGTSGLSIGHASPEAANGGAIGLVKEGDMIAIDIPNRSISLQVSEQELAERRAKQDELGWKPVDRQREVSFALKAYASMATSADKGAVRDKSKLEG; encoded by the coding sequence ATGCCAAAATATAGATCAGCTACCACCACACATGGTCGTAACATGGCGGGTGCACGAGCACTGTGGCGTGCAACGGGTGTGAAAGAAGAAGACTTCGGTAAACCAATCATCGCCGTTGTAAACTCGTTTACTCAATTTGTTCCGGGTCACGTACACCTGAAAGACATGGGCCAGCTTGTAGCGCGTGAAATCGAAAAAGCCGGCGGCATCGCAAAAGAATTCAACACCATCGCGGTTGATGATGGTATCGCAATGGGTCACGGCGGCATGCTGTACTCACTGCCTTCACGCGAACTGATCGCAGACTCTGTGGAGTACATGGTCAACGCGCACTGTGCCGATGCCATGGTATGTATCTCTAACTGTGACAAAATCACTCCGGGAATGTTGATGGCATCTATGCGCCTCAACATCCCGGTTATCTTTGTTTCTGGTGGTCCAATGGAAGCGGGTAAAACCAAGCTTTCTGATCAGATCATCAAACTAGACCTTGTAGATGCGATGATCCAAGGCGCGGATCCAAAAGTGTCTGATGAGCAAAGCGAGCAGATCGAACGCAGCGCATGTCCAACGTGTGGATCGTGTTCAGGCATGTTCACTGCAAACTCAATGAACTGTCTAACGGAAGCACTGGGTCTTTCTCAACCAGGTAACGGTTCTATGCTGGCAACGCACGCTGACCGTGAACAACTGTTCCTTAATGCAGGTCGTCGCATCGTTGAACTGACTCGTCGTTACTACGAGCAAGATGACGAATCAGCACTGCCACGCAACATCGCTACGTTTGATGCGTTCGAAAATGCGATGGCACTGGATATTGCAATGGGTGGCTCAACCAACACCATTTTGCACCTGTTGGCTGCAGCGCAAGAAGGTGAAGTGGATTTCGATATGGAAGATATCGATCGCCTATCACGCCAAGTACCACACCTATGTAAAGTGGCACCATCTACCCAGAAATATCACATGGAAGACGTACACCGCGCTGGTGGCGTCATGGCAATTCTTGGTGAGTTAGATCGTGCAGGTCTTCTACACAATGATGCGCGCACCGTGCTTGGCCTTTCGATGAAAGAGCAGCTGGCGAAATACGACATCATCCAAACTGAAGACGAAGAAGTACTTAAGTTCTACCGCGCAGGTCCCGCGGGTATTCGTACTACTCAAGCGTTCTCACAAGATTGCCGCTGGGATCGCCTTGATGACGACCGTGCGGAAGGTTGTATTCGTACTATCGATCATGCCTTTAGCCAAGAAGGTGGTCTAGCCGTTCTATCAGGCAACATCGCATTAGATGGTTGTATCGTTAAGACTGCTGGTGTTGATGAGAGCATCCATAAGTTCACTGGTCCAGCCGTGGTATTTGAAAGCCAAGAAGACGCCGTAGAAGGCATCTTGGGTGGCAAAGTAAAAGCAGGCGACGTGGTTGTTATCCGTTACGAAGGCCCTAAAGGTGGTCCGGGCATGCAAGAAATGCTTTACCCAACCACTTATCTAAAATCGATGGGCCTTGGCAAAGAGTGTGCACTTCTGACTGACGGCCGTTTCTCTGGCGGCACATCAGGTCTGTCAATCGGTCACGCCTCTCCTGAAGCAGCAAACGGCGGTGCAATTGGCCTGGTAAAAGAAGGCGATATGATCGCAATTGATATTCCAAACC